One region of Microbacterium rhizosphaerae genomic DNA includes:
- a CDS encoding HNH endonuclease, whose product MDSPLTGLSAALAAAEAAWGPRQDAMELPEPDLIAVNDALGLLRRRLDAVHAAVASQIARASSVDLGADALAKKQGHRSPTALIAATSGTSTADAARLLRIGDATAPRAVFGDTMPARRPAVAEALKTGEIGAQAADAIIALLDKVGRRATRAGVDAAERTLVDQAAGLSLDQLRKILLRAEAQLDPQGVASREAELRDARSLRVYQRDGLVHLNGVFDSETASPIVTAIEALVSADFRSGDDPRPANRAADGFVSGIPDESQPRPEGETAPRTLPQRQADALALLARHYLACAHTEQPVAGATVIVRITLQELLTETGAATIDGIDQPVTASTARRMAAGGGVIAAVFEAHSELLDWGREKRFATRAQRLALVERDGGCAMCGAPPGITRAHHIRWWTRDAGPTDLANLVLLCEACHHRIHDNGLGRSDRWSRCGRRGVVPAARPRRSGPNASPRRTSAIRLCSLTRTAPR is encoded by the coding sequence ATGGACTCACCTCTGACCGGTCTGTCCGCAGCGCTGGCCGCTGCGGAGGCTGCTTGGGGTCCTCGGCAGGACGCGATGGAGCTCCCAGAGCCAGACCTCATCGCGGTGAACGACGCGCTTGGACTGCTTCGACGCCGACTGGATGCCGTCCATGCCGCGGTCGCCTCGCAGATCGCACGCGCCTCGAGCGTGGATCTGGGTGCGGACGCACTTGCGAAGAAGCAGGGTCACCGGTCTCCCACGGCGCTCATCGCGGCGACGAGCGGCACGTCGACGGCGGATGCTGCGCGCCTCCTGCGGATCGGCGACGCCACGGCACCGCGCGCAGTCTTCGGCGACACCATGCCTGCTCGGCGGCCGGCCGTCGCCGAGGCGCTCAAGACCGGTGAGATCGGCGCGCAAGCGGCCGATGCGATCATCGCCCTTCTGGACAAGGTGGGCCGCCGGGCGACACGGGCTGGCGTGGATGCCGCTGAGCGCACACTGGTCGATCAGGCGGCGGGGTTGTCGCTCGATCAGCTGCGGAAGATCCTCCTCCGCGCGGAGGCGCAGCTCGATCCGCAGGGTGTCGCGTCTCGGGAGGCCGAGCTTCGTGACGCGCGTTCGCTCCGCGTCTATCAGCGCGATGGGCTGGTCCACCTCAATGGCGTCTTCGACTCTGAAACGGCTTCGCCCATCGTGACCGCCATCGAAGCCCTCGTGAGCGCTGACTTCCGATCGGGGGACGACCCCCGCCCGGCGAACCGTGCAGCAGACGGCTTCGTTTCGGGAATCCCGGACGAGTCCCAGCCACGACCGGAGGGGGAGACCGCGCCACGGACTCTTCCACAACGGCAGGCCGACGCCCTCGCGCTCCTCGCGCGGCACTATCTTGCCTGCGCCCACACCGAACAGCCCGTGGCCGGTGCGACAGTCATCGTGCGGATCACGCTCCAAGAGCTGCTCACGGAGACCGGTGCGGCGACGATCGACGGAATCGATCAGCCCGTCACGGCCAGTACGGCGCGGCGCATGGCGGCGGGCGGAGGCGTCATCGCCGCCGTATTCGAAGCCCACAGCGAACTCCTGGACTGGGGTCGTGAGAAGAGGTTCGCGACCCGCGCGCAGCGCCTCGCACTCGTCGAGCGGGATGGTGGCTGTGCGATGTGTGGGGCTCCTCCCGGCATCACGAGAGCGCACCACATCCGGTGGTGGACGCGCGACGCCGGTCCGACAGACCTCGCCAATCTCGTGCTCCTGTGCGAGGCCTGCCATCACCGAATTCACGACAACGGGCTGGGACGTTCTGATCGATGGTCGAGGTGTGGCCGCCGCGGTGTGGTTCCTGCCGCCCGCCCACGCAGATCCGGCCCGAACGCCTCGCCTCGGCGGACGTCAGCGATTCGACTATGCAGCCTGACCAGGACTGCTCCGCGGTGA
- a CDS encoding SDR family NAD(P)-dependent oxidoreductase, translated as MTLQLTGTTALVTGASSGLGTAYATEFARRGADVVLVARREDRLRELADRLSSRYGVTATVIPADLAAAGAAAKLRADVEARGIHVHALVNNAGFGLHDAFLEADAERTAEMIDLNVNALVALTREFLPAMVAAGTGIVVNIASTGAFSPCPTMAVYGATKAFVLSFTEALAYEVHPKGVQVLAVCPGATATEFREVSGLHAERMTPDGSQTPDQVIATTFRALDGGKVGSVTSGGRNKLLQGLTRLAPRRTATAMAARILS; from the coding sequence ATGACACTTCAGCTCACGGGCACGACCGCCCTCGTCACCGGCGCCAGCTCCGGCCTCGGCACCGCCTACGCCACGGAGTTCGCCCGACGAGGCGCCGACGTCGTGCTCGTCGCCCGCCGTGAGGACCGCCTGCGCGAGCTCGCCGACCGGCTGTCGTCCAGGTACGGGGTCACCGCGACCGTGATCCCGGCCGACCTGGCGGCTGCGGGCGCCGCGGCGAAGCTGCGCGCGGATGTCGAGGCTCGCGGCATCCACGTGCACGCCCTCGTCAACAACGCGGGCTTCGGTCTGCACGACGCCTTCCTCGAGGCGGATGCCGAGCGCACCGCTGAGATGATCGACCTCAACGTGAACGCGCTCGTCGCTCTGACCCGCGAGTTCCTGCCCGCGATGGTCGCTGCAGGCACCGGCATCGTCGTGAACATCGCGAGCACCGGCGCCTTCTCGCCGTGCCCGACGATGGCCGTCTACGGCGCGACCAAGGCGTTCGTGCTCTCGTTCACCGAGGCGCTCGCCTACGAGGTGCACCCGAAGGGGGTGCAGGTGCTCGCCGTCTGTCCCGGGGCGACGGCGACGGAGTTCCGTGAGGTCTCCGGCCTGCACGCGGAGCGCATGACCCCGGACGGCTCGCAGACTCCCGATCAGGTCATCGCGACGACTTTCAGGGCGCTCGACGGAGGCAAGGTCGGCAGCGTCACGTCGGGCGGACGCAACAAGCTGCTGCAGGGCCTCACCCGCCTCGCGCCGCGACGCACCGC